The following are encoded together in the Rhodanobacter soli genome:
- a CDS encoding acetolactate synthase large subunit — MKAAALFVKALEAEGVHCIFGVPGEENLDLVEALRESSIRLIVTRHEQAAGFMAATWGRLTGEAGVALATLGPGATNLVTAAAYAQLGAMPMLMITGQKPIRTHKQGLFQLVDVVDMMQPLTKYTRQLVSAPTIPARVREAFRRAEEERPGAVHLELPEDIARDEVEDAILLPTEYARRPSPDDAALVQAAEAIGNARKPILMIGAAANRQRTAVALRAFIDKLGLPFFTTQMGKGVVDEDHPLWLGNAALSDGDFVHRAIDAADVIVNVGHDVVEKPPFFMQKGRRTVIHINFASAEVDTVYFPQIEVVGDIAHTVERLTDALEPQPHWDFAWFDKVRQAFHEQLKEHADDERFPMHPARIVADTRRFMPDDGVLCLDNGMYKLWYARYYRARQPNTVLLDNALATMGAGLPSAMAAKMVYPQRKVLAICGDGGFMMNAQELETAVRLKLDLVILLLRDDAYGMIRWKQAEMGYADYGMQFGNPDFVLFAQAHGAYGHRPASADEFLPALQRAYAQGGVHLIDLAIDYSDNHRILDEEIRRLSAAV, encoded by the coding sequence ATGAAGGCGGCGGCGTTGTTCGTGAAGGCCCTCGAAGCCGAGGGCGTGCATTGCATCTTCGGCGTGCCCGGCGAGGAAAACCTCGACCTGGTGGAAGCGCTGCGCGAATCCTCGATCCGGCTGATCGTGACCCGCCACGAACAGGCCGCCGGCTTCATGGCCGCGACCTGGGGCCGGCTGACCGGCGAGGCCGGCGTGGCGCTGGCCACGCTCGGGCCCGGCGCCACCAACCTGGTCACCGCGGCGGCCTACGCCCAGCTCGGTGCCATGCCGATGCTGATGATCACCGGCCAGAAACCGATCCGCACGCACAAGCAGGGCCTGTTCCAGCTGGTCGACGTGGTCGACATGATGCAGCCGCTGACCAAGTACACGCGCCAGCTGGTTTCCGCACCGACGATCCCGGCGCGAGTGCGCGAGGCGTTCCGCCGCGCCGAGGAAGAACGTCCCGGCGCGGTGCATCTGGAACTGCCGGAGGACATCGCCCGCGACGAGGTCGAAGACGCGATTCTGCTGCCCACCGAATACGCGCGGCGACCGTCACCGGACGATGCTGCGCTGGTGCAGGCGGCCGAGGCGATCGGCAACGCGAGAAAACCCATCCTGATGATCGGCGCCGCTGCCAACCGGCAGCGCACGGCGGTGGCGTTGCGCGCGTTCATCGACAAGCTGGGCCTGCCGTTCTTCACCACCCAGATGGGCAAGGGCGTGGTCGACGAGGACCATCCGCTGTGGCTGGGCAACGCCGCGCTGTCCGACGGCGACTTCGTGCATCGCGCGATCGACGCCGCCGACGTGATCGTCAATGTCGGCCACGACGTGGTGGAGAAACCGCCGTTCTTCATGCAGAAAGGCCGGCGCACGGTGATCCACATCAACTTCGCCTCGGCCGAGGTGGACACGGTGTACTTCCCGCAGATCGAGGTGGTCGGCGACATCGCGCATACGGTCGAACGGCTCACCGACGCGCTGGAGCCGCAACCGCACTGGGACTTCGCCTGGTTCGACAAGGTACGCCAGGCCTTCCACGAGCAGCTGAAGGAGCACGCGGACGACGAACGCTTTCCGATGCACCCGGCGCGCATCGTCGCCGACACCCGCCGCTTCATGCCGGACGACGGCGTGCTGTGCCTGGACAACGGCATGTACAAACTGTGGTACGCCCGCTACTACCGCGCGCGCCAGCCGAACACGGTGCTGCTGGACAACGCGCTGGCGACGATGGGTGCCGGCCTGCCCTCGGCGATGGCGGCGAAGATGGTCTACCCGCAGCGCAAGGTGCTGGCGATCTGCGGCGACGGCGGCTTCATGATGAATGCGCAGGAGCTGGAGACGGCGGTGCGGCTCAAGCTCGACCTGGTGATCCTGCTGCTGCGCGACGACGCCTACGGCATGATCCGCTGGAAGCAGGCCGAGATGGGCTACGCCGACTACGGCATGCAGTTCGGCAATCCCGATTTCGTGCTGTTCGCCCAGGCACACGGCGCGTACGGCCACCGCCCGGCCAGCGCCGACGAGTTCCTGCCGGCCCTGCAGCGCGCCTATGCGCAAGGCGGCGTGCACCTGATCGACCTTGCCATCGACTACAGCGACAACCACCGCATCCTCGACGAGGAAATCCGTCGACTGAGCGCGGCCGTCTGA
- a CDS encoding YdcF family protein, translating to MLLVLAAVLALLQWRRCSYALLASALALLLAAGCGPLPIWLLAQLQSDRSAAAPIEWGQRNAIVLLGAGTVRAAGSGEVEASLFAYGRIGKAAEVYRACRQAGRECKVEVSGGDALGLGRPEAAVYAADLQRLGVDAADLLLEPRSMNTWQNAQFSGPLLKAYAADRVLLVSSAYHLRRGVLYFAHFGIPVVPVPADHVDGVLSWLPLSYNFAMADLALHEYTGIARYHVYNAMGWNVQATKPGAW from the coding sequence ATCCTGCTCGTGCTCGCCGCGGTGCTGGCGTTGTTGCAGTGGCGCCGCTGCAGCTACGCGCTGCTGGCGTCGGCGCTGGCCCTGCTGCTGGCTGCCGGTTGCGGGCCGTTGCCGATCTGGCTGCTGGCGCAGCTGCAGTCGGACCGTTCGGCGGCGGCGCCGATCGAGTGGGGCCAGCGCAACGCGATCGTGCTGCTGGGCGCCGGCACGGTGCGTGCGGCGGGCAGCGGCGAGGTCGAGGCGAGCCTGTTTGCCTATGGGCGCATCGGCAAGGCTGCCGAGGTTTACCGCGCGTGCCGGCAGGCCGGACGCGAATGCAAGGTCGAGGTGAGCGGCGGCGATGCGCTCGGACTTGGCCGGCCGGAGGCGGCGGTCTACGCCGCCGACCTGCAACGGCTCGGCGTGGATGCCGCCGACCTGCTGCTGGAGCCGCGCAGCATGAATACCTGGCAGAACGCGCAGTTCAGCGGCCCGCTGCTGAAGGCCTACGCTGCCGATCGCGTGCTGCTGGTGTCGTCCGCCTACCACCTGCGCCGCGGCGTGCTGTACTTCGCGCACTTCGGCATCCCTGTGGTGCCGGTGCCGGCCGATCACGTCGACGGCGTGCTGTCCTGGTTGCCGCTGTCGTACAACTTCGCCATGGCCGACCTGGCCCTGCACGAGTACACCGGCATAGCGCGCTATCACGTGTACAACGCGATGGGCTGGAACGTGCAGGCCACGAAGCCTGGCGCATGGTAG
- a CDS encoding AraC family transcriptional regulator, with the protein MKPGFSAIEPSARLERDRAELAAIIDRSTGTDGHHPTALPALNFFRAGTPGTQVCTMYEPGLALVAQGAKQVLLGDETYRYDQANYLVTSIDLPVSSQVVDASPERPYLCAMLRFDVRAIAELLAGTDLPASSATTARGIAVSPLSEELLDTVLRLVRLLDTPGDLPVLAPLIERELLYRLLTSEQGPRLRHVATVGSRSHQVSHAIDWLKNHYHEPLRIDVLAGTVNMSSSSLHHHFRAITAMSPLQYQKQLRLQEARRLLLAGQCDVASAAHRVGYESPSQFSREYSRLFGAPPLRDVEQLRRAGCAGEVVSLAG; encoded by the coding sequence ATGAAACCAGGTTTTTCAGCCATCGAGCCGAGTGCGCGCCTGGAGCGCGATCGCGCGGAATTGGCAGCCATCATTGACCGATCCACCGGCACGGACGGCCATCACCCCACCGCCTTGCCGGCCTTGAACTTCTTCCGTGCCGGGACGCCGGGCACACAGGTGTGCACGATGTACGAGCCGGGCCTGGCGCTGGTGGCGCAGGGCGCCAAGCAGGTGCTGCTGGGCGATGAAACCTATCGCTACGACCAGGCGAACTACCTGGTCACTTCGATCGACCTGCCGGTGTCTTCACAGGTGGTCGACGCTTCGCCGGAACGGCCCTACCTGTGCGCGATGTTGCGTTTCGATGTGCGCGCCATCGCCGAGCTGCTGGCCGGTACGGACCTTCCCGCCTCATCCGCCACGACGGCCCGCGGCATCGCGGTGAGTCCGCTCAGCGAGGAACTGCTCGACACCGTGCTGCGGCTGGTGCGCCTGCTCGACACGCCCGGGGATCTGCCGGTGCTGGCGCCGCTGATCGAGCGCGAACTGCTGTATCGCCTGCTCACCAGCGAACAGGGGCCGCGGCTGCGCCACGTGGCCACGGTCGGCAGCCGCAGCCACCAGGTCTCGCACGCGATCGACTGGCTGAAGAACCACTACCACGAGCCGCTGCGCATCGACGTGCTGGCCGGTACGGTGAACATGAGTTCGTCCTCGCTGCACCACCACTTCCGCGCCATCACCGCGATGAGTCCGTTGCAGTACCAGAAACAGCTGCGCCTGCAGGAGGCCCGCCGCCTGCTGCTGGCCGGGCAGTGCGACGTGGCTTCCGCGGCGCACCGGGTGGGTTACGAGAGCCCGTCGCAGTTCAGCCGCGAGTACAGCCGGCTGTTCGGCGCACCGCCGCTGCGCGACGTGGAGCAGTTGCGGCGCGCCGGTTGCGCAGGCGAGGTGGTATCGCTGGCGGGTTGA
- a CDS encoding phospholipase yields the protein MTTLVFVHGWSVTNTSTYGQLPQQLQQQAAAAGLALTLADIWLSEYVSFDDAVTMPDLVRAFDHALRDLHLLDASFACITHSTGGPVVREWLRAQRDKPATHSTIRLSHLVMLAPANFGSALAQLGKGLLGRLKAWFGGVEPGQRILDWLELGSAESLSLNLDYIHSDDPVKRGQFLFVLTGDRPDRKLYDHLNSYTGEDGSDGVVRIAAANLNAHHAVLSPQANARGDTDTLTLNLNRSPRCAFKLIADAAHSGEERGIMASAAPATVQAILRCLQVRSIDDYESLCDAFEHENAARDADKVELEPAGPFSPRVHIHDPRSLLIVRLTDEAGEPLTGAGFLFTAGAQASPDLLPAGFLLDRQANSKQRTTISLFLDHSLLAGDDRVADPRNSRKTLRAAVASHRPYGASVQPVDLGGLVHHALARSAAGDDLFAMLGPHQTTVLDVVLPRKIHEGVFRLTQTLTPQDFSRPVAGPVIG from the coding sequence ATGACCACCCTCGTCTTCGTCCACGGCTGGAGCGTCACCAACACCTCGACCTACGGCCAGCTGCCACAGCAACTGCAGCAGCAGGCGGCCGCCGCCGGCCTCGCGCTGACCCTGGCCGACATCTGGCTGTCCGAATACGTGAGCTTCGACGACGCGGTGACCATGCCCGACCTGGTGCGCGCGTTCGACCACGCGCTGCGCGACCTGCACCTGCTCGACGCCAGCTTCGCCTGCATCACCCACTCCACCGGCGGCCCGGTAGTACGCGAATGGTTGCGCGCCCAACGCGACAAGCCAGCCACGCACAGCACGATCAGGCTCAGCCACCTGGTGATGCTGGCGCCGGCGAACTTCGGCTCGGCGCTGGCGCAACTCGGCAAGGGCCTGCTCGGCCGGCTCAAGGCATGGTTCGGCGGCGTGGAGCCCGGGCAGCGCATCCTCGACTGGCTGGAGCTGGGCAGCGCCGAATCGCTGTCGCTCAACCTCGACTACATCCACAGCGACGACCCGGTGAAGCGCGGGCAATTCCTGTTCGTGCTGACCGGCGATCGCCCCGACCGCAAGCTGTACGACCACCTCAACAGCTACACCGGAGAGGACGGTTCCGACGGCGTGGTGCGCATCGCCGCCGCCAACCTCAACGCCCATCATGCCGTGCTGTCGCCGCAGGCCAATGCCCGCGGCGACACCGATACGCTGACGCTCAACTTGAACCGGAGCCCGCGCTGCGCGTTCAAGCTGATCGCCGACGCGGCCCATTCCGGCGAGGAGCGCGGCATCATGGCCAGTGCCGCGCCGGCTACCGTGCAGGCGATCCTGCGCTGCCTGCAGGTGCGCAGCATCGACGACTACGAGAGCCTGTGCGACGCCTTCGAGCACGAGAACGCCGCGCGCGACGCCGACAAGGTGGAACTGGAGCCGGCCGGCCCGTTCTCCCCGCGCGTGCACATCCACGACCCGCGCAGCCTGCTGATCGTGCGGCTCACCGACGAGGCGGGCGAACCGCTGACCGGCGCCGGTTTCCTGTTCACCGCCGGCGCGCAGGCCAGTCCCGACCTGCTGCCGGCCGGCTTCCTGCTCGACCGCCAGGCCAATTCGAAGCAGCGCACCACCATCTCGCTGTTCCTCGACCACAGCCTGCTCGCCGGCGACGACCGCGTGGCCGACCCGCGCAACAGCCGCAAGACGCTGCGCGCCGCCGTCGCCAGCCATCGCCCCTACGGCGCCAGCGTGCAGCCGGTGGACCTCGGCGGCCTGGTGCACCACGCGCTGGCCAGAAGCGCCGCCGGCGACGACCTGTTCGCCATGCTCGGTCCGCACCAGACCACCGTGCTCGACGTGGTGCTGCCGCGCAAGATCCACGAAGGCGTGTTCCGCCTGACCCAGACGCTGACGCCGCAGGATTTCAGCAGGCCGGTGGCGGGTCCCGTGATCGGCTGA
- a CDS encoding phospholipase D-like domain-containing protein encodes MPTPLIPTTPSRLLAEQALSRAAGAPLLNGNAVELLIDAAAHYAAWLAAIRGARRRVLLENYIIRDDEVGRAFRDALVERAQAGVFVAVVADWVGCLGQSRGAFWAPLRAAGGEVRVFNPPQLGQPFGWISRDHRKLLVVDGSLGFLSGVCISAKWLGDPTRDVPPWRDTGVALRGPAVAELEAAFAQSWSETGAALRPFSAMPEPVAPAGDVALRLIATQPATAGMYRLDQLIAAMARKTLWLTDAYFVGLAPYVQALVAAARDGVDVRLLVPGSSDIPIVAGLSRSGYRPLLKAGIRVFEWNGSMLHAKTAVADGQWARVGSSNLNIASWLGNRELDVAVEDAGFAGQLAAQYEKDLGNATEIVLASRRRRHGNGSREKVRSSETRPPRVRHAGGSSGRAAAGALRIANSVGAALSNRRVLGDTSSGPLVTGTVTLAALAVVAFVWPAWIGWPFGAIAAWFALNLGIRSWRMRKRRWRELRDAGDD; translated from the coding sequence ATGCCTACGCCATTGATCCCGACCACCCCCAGCCGCCTGCTGGCGGAACAGGCCCTGAGCCGCGCCGCGGGCGCCCCGCTGCTCAACGGCAACGCGGTGGAACTGCTGATCGACGCGGCCGCGCACTACGCCGCCTGGCTGGCGGCGATCCGCGGTGCGCGGCGGCGCGTGCTGCTGGAGAACTACATCATCCGCGACGACGAAGTGGGCCGCGCCTTCCGTGATGCCCTGGTCGAACGTGCGCAGGCGGGCGTGTTCGTCGCGGTGGTGGCCGACTGGGTCGGCTGTCTCGGCCAGTCGCGCGGCGCGTTCTGGGCGCCGCTGCGTGCGGCCGGCGGCGAGGTGCGGGTATTCAATCCGCCGCAACTGGGCCAGCCATTCGGCTGGATCAGCCGCGACCACCGCAAGCTGCTGGTGGTCGACGGCAGCCTCGGCTTCCTGTCCGGCGTGTGCATCAGCGCGAAATGGCTGGGCGACCCGACGCGCGACGTACCGCCCTGGCGCGACACCGGCGTAGCGCTGCGCGGCCCGGCGGTGGCCGAGCTGGAAGCCGCATTCGCGCAAAGCTGGAGCGAGACCGGTGCCGCGCTGCGGCCGTTTTCGGCCATGCCGGAACCAGTCGCGCCGGCCGGCGACGTGGCGCTGCGGCTGATCGCCACCCAACCGGCCACCGCCGGCATGTACCGGCTCGACCAGTTGATCGCCGCGATGGCGCGCAAGACGCTGTGGCTCACCGACGCCTACTTCGTGGGCCTCGCGCCGTACGTGCAGGCGCTGGTGGCGGCCGCGCGCGACGGCGTGGACGTGCGCCTGCTGGTGCCCGGCAGCAGCGACATCCCGATCGTGGCCGGCCTGTCGCGTTCGGGTTACCGGCCCTTGCTGAAAGCCGGCATCCGCGTCTTCGAATGGAACGGTTCGATGCTGCACGCGAAGACCGCGGTGGCCGACGGCCAGTGGGCGCGGGTCGGTTCGTCCAACCTCAACATCGCCAGCTGGCTCGGCAACCGCGAACTTGACGTGGCGGTCGAGGACGCCGGCTTCGCCGGCCAGCTCGCCGCGCAATACGAAAAGGACCTGGGCAACGCCACCGAGATCGTGCTGGCCTCGCGTCGCCGTCGGCACGGCAACGGCAGCCGCGAAAAAGTGCGCAGCAGCGAAACGCGGCCGCCGCGGGTGCGCCACGCCGGCGGCAGCTCCGGCCGCGCGGCCGCCGGCGCCTTGCGTATCGCCAACAGCGTCGGTGCCGCGCTGAGCAACCGCCGCGTGCTCGGCGACACCAGCAGCGGTCCGCTGGTGACCGGTACCGTGACGCTCGCCGCGCTGGCGGTGGTCGCGTTCGTGTGGCCGGCGTGGATCGGCTGGCCGTTCGGCGCCATCGCCGCCTGGTTCGCGTTGAACCTGGGCATCCGCAGCTGGCGAATGCGCAAACGCCGCTGGCGCGAACTGCGTGACGCCGGTGACGACTGA
- a CDS encoding NAD(P)-dependent alcohol dehydrogenase — translation MSLSIRGYAAQSATTPVAPHTFERRDPRPDDVVIDILYCGVCHSDLHQARNEWHNSLYPMVPGHEIIGRVSAVGAEVGKFKVGDMVGVGCMVDSCQHCSSCAQGLEQYCLEGASWTYNGTDRRDGLPTFGGYSERIVVSDKFVVTISDKLDPKSAAPLLCAGITTWSPLRHWKIGKGSKVAVVGLGGLGHMGLKFAKALGADVTLFTRSPGKESEARRLGADHVVLSTDPAQMKAVAGRFDFILDTVPNPHDLNPYLATLVLDGVHCLVGQLQPLDPPVSAGAVISGRRTVTGSAIGGIAETQEMLDFCAEHGISSDIEMIDIQDINQAYERMLKSDVRYRFVIDLASLDKPA, via the coding sequence ATGTCCCTGAGCATCCGCGGCTACGCCGCCCAGTCCGCCACCACGCCGGTGGCGCCGCACACCTTCGAACGGCGCGACCCGCGCCCGGACGACGTGGTGATCGACATCCTCTACTGCGGCGTCTGCCACTCCGACCTGCACCAGGCCCGCAACGAGTGGCACAACAGCCTCTATCCGATGGTGCCCGGCCACGAGATCATCGGCCGGGTCAGCGCGGTCGGCGCCGAGGTGGGCAAGTTCAAGGTCGGCGACATGGTCGGCGTCGGCTGCATGGTCGACTCGTGCCAGCACTGCAGCTCCTGCGCGCAAGGCCTTGAGCAGTACTGCCTCGAAGGCGCCAGCTGGACCTACAACGGCACCGACCGCCGCGACGGCCTGCCGACCTTCGGCGGCTATTCCGAGCGCATCGTGGTCTCGGACAAGTTCGTGGTGACCATCTCCGACAAGCTCGACCCGAAATCCGCCGCGCCCCTGCTGTGCGCCGGCATCACTACCTGGTCGCCGCTGCGCCACTGGAAGATCGGCAAGGGCAGCAAGGTGGCGGTGGTCGGCCTCGGCGGCCTCGGTCACATGGGCCTGAAGTTCGCCAAGGCGCTGGGCGCGGACGTCACGCTGTTCACCCGCTCGCCGGGCAAGGAAAGCGAGGCGCGCCGGCTTGGTGCGGATCATGTGGTGCTGTCGACCGATCCTGCACAGATGAAGGCGGTGGCCGGCCGGTTCGACTTCATCCTGGACACCGTGCCGAACCCGCACGACCTCAATCCCTACCTCGCGACGCTGGTGCTCGACGGCGTGCATTGCCTGGTCGGCCAGTTGCAGCCGCTGGATCCGCCGGTGAGCGCCGGTGCGGTGATTTCCGGCCGCCGCACGGTCACCGGCTCGGCCATCGGCGGCATCGCCGAGACGCAGGAGATGCTGGATTTCTGTGCCGAGCACGGCATCAGCAGCGACATCGAGATGATCGACATCCAGGACATCAACCAGGCCTACGAACGGATGCTCAAGAGCGACGTGCGCTACCGCTTCGTGATCGACCTGGCCTCGCTCGACAAGCCGGCCTGA
- the xseA gene encoding exodeoxyribonuclease VII large subunit translates to MPEPFDNATPRHVLTPSLLNRLVRDLLGDALPQVWIEGELSNVTKPASGHLYFTLKDSGAQVRCAMFKMKASMLRFRPVDGMQVLLRAKVGLYEPRGEFQLVAEYMEPAGEGALQREFEQLKARLDAEGLFDPARKRALPTYARRIGVITSATGAAIRDVLSVLARRWPLADVEVLPVPVQGREAPPAIVAMLRRASASARYDVLLLTRGGGSLEDLWAFNEEAVARAIHASAVPVVSAVGHEIDFSIADFVADLRAPTPSAAAELLVPDAVAVGRHLRQLQQRLATLQQRQLQARSQRVDHLLARLQAQRPQARLQRDRERLQHLQRRLAVVLREQGQRRHTRLERLHARLLAQHPRARLPLLARRLLEQDQRLRRAITHLLERRQTTLRHVGHALHAVSPLATLERGYAILFDADGQVLRSARGIAVDTRLRARLADGELPLRVSDD, encoded by the coding sequence ATGCCAGAGCCGTTCGACAACGCCACGCCACGTCACGTCCTCACCCCCAGCCTGCTCAACCGGCTGGTGCGCGACCTGCTGGGCGATGCCTTGCCGCAGGTGTGGATCGAGGGCGAGCTGTCGAACGTGACCAAGCCCGCTTCGGGGCATCTGTACTTCACCCTGAAGGACAGCGGCGCCCAGGTGCGCTGCGCGATGTTCAAGATGAAGGCCTCCATGCTGCGCTTCCGCCCGGTCGACGGCATGCAGGTGCTGCTGCGCGCCAAGGTCGGCCTGTACGAACCGCGCGGCGAGTTCCAGCTGGTCGCCGAATACATGGAACCGGCCGGCGAAGGCGCGCTGCAACGCGAATTCGAGCAACTCAAGGCCCGGCTCGACGCCGAAGGCCTGTTCGACCCGGCGCGCAAGCGCGCCCTGCCCACCTACGCGCGGCGCATCGGCGTGATCACCTCCGCCACCGGCGCGGCGATCCGCGACGTGCTCAGCGTGCTGGCGCGGCGCTGGCCGCTGGCCGACGTCGAGGTATTGCCCGTGCCGGTGCAGGGCCGCGAGGCGCCGCCGGCGATCGTGGCGATGCTGCGCAGGGCATCGGCCAGCGCACGCTACGACGTGCTGCTGCTGACCCGCGGCGGCGGCTCGCTGGAAGACCTGTGGGCATTCAACGAGGAAGCGGTGGCGCGGGCGATCCACGCCAGCGCGGTGCCGGTGGTTTCCGCGGTCGGCCACGAGATCGACTTCAGCATCGCCGACTTCGTCGCCGACCTGCGCGCGCCCACGCCGTCGGCCGCCGCCGAATTGCTGGTGCCCGACGCGGTGGCGGTCGGTCGCCACCTGCGGCAACTGCAGCAGCGCCTGGCCACCTTGCAGCAACGCCAGCTGCAGGCGCGGTCGCAACGCGTCGACCACTTGCTGGCGCGACTGCAGGCGCAACGGCCACAAGCCCGGTTGCAGCGCGACCGCGAACGGCTGCAGCACCTGCAACGCCGCCTGGCCGTCGTGCTGCGCGAACAAGGCCAGCGGCGCCACACGCGACTGGAGCGCCTGCACGCGCGCCTGCTGGCCCAGCATCCGCGCGCGCGGCTGCCGCTGCTGGCACGCCGGCTGCTCGAACAGGATCAGCGCCTGCGCCGCGCGATCACGCACCTCCTCGAACGCCGGCAGACGACGCTGCGCCATGTCGGCCACGCGCTGCACGCGGTCAGCCCGCTGGCCACGCTCGAGCGCGGCTACGCGATCCTGTTCGACGCGGATGGCCAGGTGTTGCGCTCGGCCCGGGGTATCGCCGTGGATACGCGCCTGCGTGCACGCCTCGCCGACGGCGAACTGCCGCTGCGGGTCAGCGACGACTGA
- a CDS encoding aldehyde dehydrogenase family protein, which produces MLAKTYPYYLANQPQTSKDMLDVRDKYSGQLATRVAVPDAKATEKAIAAAVKAAKPMREYKPWARQAVLQHCAQRFAERRDELAEALCIEAGKPIKDAAGEVTRLIETFRIAAEEAVRINGETINLELASRLDGYHGYTKRVPLGPVSFITPFNFPLNLVAHKVAPAIAAGCPFVLKPSEKTPIGALIIGEVLAETDLPKGAFSILTLDGAHAAPLIEDPRFKLLSFTGGQIGWDLKARAGHKKVTLELGGNAACIVDADQDPKLDRVVERLIFGAFYQSGQSCIGVQRIYAHADIYDALKRKLVAATKKLKAGDPKDKSVFLGPMIDEAAAERLHGWIQEAKKAGGRILCGGKRNGNMLDATLMEDVPADARANRMEAFGPFALLAPFRQFDEAIAMVNDSDYGLQAGIFTDSLDHAMRAWNELEQGGVIVNDIPSFRVDNMPYGGVKLSGLGREGVRYAIEDMSEIRLMVMRES; this is translated from the coding sequence ATGCTCGCCAAGACCTACCCCTACTACCTCGCCAACCAGCCGCAGACGTCGAAGGACATGCTCGACGTGCGCGACAAGTACAGCGGCCAGCTCGCCACCCGCGTCGCCGTGCCGGACGCGAAGGCCACCGAAAAGGCGATCGCCGCCGCGGTGAAGGCGGCGAAGCCGATGCGCGAGTACAAGCCGTGGGCGCGCCAGGCAGTGCTGCAGCATTGCGCGCAGCGCTTCGCCGAGCGCCGCGACGAACTGGCCGAGGCGCTGTGCATCGAGGCCGGCAAGCCGATCAAGGATGCGGCCGGCGAGGTGACCCGGCTGATCGAGACCTTCCGCATCGCCGCCGAGGAGGCCGTGCGCATCAACGGTGAAACGATCAACCTGGAACTGGCCAGCCGTCTGGACGGCTACCACGGTTACACGAAACGCGTGCCGCTGGGACCGGTGTCGTTCATCACGCCGTTCAACTTTCCGCTGAACCTGGTTGCGCACAAGGTGGCGCCGGCGATCGCCGCCGGCTGCCCGTTCGTGTTGAAGCCGTCGGAGAAGACCCCGATCGGCGCGCTGATCATCGGCGAGGTCCTGGCCGAGACCGACCTGCCGAAAGGCGCGTTCTCGATCCTCACCCTGGACGGCGCACATGCCGCGCCACTGATCGAGGACCCGCGCTTCAAGCTGCTCTCGTTCACCGGCGGGCAGATTGGCTGGGACCTGAAGGCCCGTGCCGGCCACAAGAAGGTGACGCTGGAGCTGGGCGGCAACGCGGCGTGCATCGTCGACGCCGACCAGGATCCGAAACTCGACCGCGTGGTCGAGCGGCTGATCTTCGGCGCGTTCTACCAGTCCGGCCAGAGCTGCATCGGCGTGCAGCGCATCTACGCGCATGCCGACATCTACGACGCGCTGAAGCGCAAGCTGGTCGCCGCCACGAAGAAGCTCAAGGCGGGCGATCCGAAAGACAAGAGCGTGTTCCTCGGCCCGATGATCGACGAGGCCGCCGCCGAGCGCCTGCACGGCTGGATCCAGGAGGCGAAGAAGGCCGGCGGCAGGATCCTCTGCGGCGGCAAGCGCAACGGCAACATGCTCGACGCCACCCTGATGGAAGACGTGCCCGCCGACGCCAGGGCGAACCGCATGGAGGCGTTCGGCCCGTTCGCCCTGCTCGCCCCGTTCCGGCAGTTCGACGAGGCGATCGCGATGGTCAACGATTCCGACTACGGCCTGCAGGCCGGCATTTTCACCGACAGCCTCGACCACGCGATGCGCGCGTGGAACGAACTGGAACAGGGCGGCGTGATCGTCAACGACATTCCCAGCTTCCGCGTGGACAACATGCCGTACGGCGGCGTGAAGCTGTCCGGCCTGGGCCGCGAGGGCGTGCGCTACGCGATCGAGGACATGAGCGAGATCCGCCTGATGGTGATGCGCGAGTCCTGA